The Silene latifolia isolate original U9 population chromosome X, ASM4854445v1, whole genome shotgun sequence genome contains the following window.
CGAGCATCGAGGTTGTCAGGGTATTCTCCTGTGTCTTTGATTTTCAAGATTGATGTGTACCAAGGTTCGATCTCATCTTCCTCAGTGCCATTATTCGCATTTATGTATGATGGTGTCGATCTTCGTTCGATACATAGTGGCATGCTGTCTATATGATCTGGGATGTTAACCAAGGCTGCCAACTTAGACAGAGCGTCGCcgaattgattctcttctctggGTAAATGGACATAGTGTATTTCCTCGAAATACTTTTCCAATTCCTCTATCTTAGCCTGGTAAGGTGCCAGACTATCACTTTTGATTTTCCACGACCCTATTACTTGGTTAATGACCAAAGATGAGTCACCATGTACCAGTAAGTTCTTTATATTTAGATTGATAGCACTGCGCAAACCCAGTAGGCATGATTCATACTTAGCAGCATTGTTGGTGGCGAGGAAATCTAATTTGAGGGATACAGGTACATATTCTCCCTTTGGTGAAATG
Protein-coding sequences here:
- the LOC141619707 gene encoding uncharacterized protein LOC141619707, whose product is MGAMLAQTVEKEERAIYYIMPVYAPEWIQSNTCLEKPVLNGRMSRWTLMLAEFDLKYVPLKAVKGRDVADFLADNPIEEDRVTDMWSFPNENVVHVEDELWDLYFDGASSSMGYGVGILLISPKGEYVPVSLKLDFLATNNAAKYESCLLGLRSAINLNIKNLLVHGDSSLVINQVIGSWKIKSDSLAPYQAKIEELEKYFEEIHYVHLPREENQFGDALSKLAALVNIPDHIDSMPLCIERRSTPSYINANNGTEEDEIEPWYTSILKIKDTGEYPDNLDARGNRALRMLLTQFVEANGGKLYKKIA